One window from the genome of Ictidomys tridecemlineatus isolate mIctTri1 unplaced genomic scaffold, mIctTri1.hap1 Scaffold_3482, whole genome shotgun sequence encodes:
- the LOC144373286 gene encoding myomegalin-like, translating to MFWRAALPSFHGPGLPGKVNESMERELLDLRAQVSKQEKLLESTAERLKTANQQKENMEQFIVSQLTRTHDILKKARTNLERKQRFHLTQSQSLLQIHHHLTSAL from the exons ATGTTCTGGAGAGCAGCTTTACCAAGCTTCCACGGCCCTGGGCTGCCTGGCAAAGTG AATGAATCAATGGAAAGGGAGCTCCTGGATCTGCGAGCCCAAGTATCTAAACAGGAGAAGCTCCTTGAGAGCACAGCTGAGCGTCTGAAGACTGCTAACCAGCAGAAGGAAAACATGGAGCAGTTCATTGTCAGCCAGC tgacCAGGACCCATGATATTTTGAAGAAGGCAAGGACTAACTTGGAGCGAAAGCAACGATTCCATCTTACACAGTCACAGAGCCTGCTTCAAATACATCACCATCTGACATCAGCTCT GTGA